gTCTTGAACAAAAGTTACTGCAGATTATATACCGACCAAACAAAATTGTTTGTTCATAGTATCCCACCCAACAGCAGCCGCCTCTAACCACTATAATATATAAGCACCAGATGGAGATGGTTGGTGGACTCCAATCTTTTTGTCAACTGCGATTAGGAACAATATAAACCTCGACAAAACTGTAGCTTGATCCAGCTGAAGATTTAGCTCATTCAATGTTTTTTGTGCCGTAAGCGATGAAATTTACACTGATATCATCAGATAGAGACCATTTTCCTGTCAAAGGGTTATACACAAACCCTGCCATCTCTTGAACCTGGACAAACCCCAAGAGCATGAGACACCTTTCATAGGATTCAATGCTTACTAAAAAAGGGCTAAAAAATAAAGGACTGGGGTATGTATTCTACTTACAGAGATGGAGGCCCGTTGAAGAATTAGAACAAGTTCTTCAGGGGTAAGGAAGCTTGACCACTCGTGTGTGCCCTTGGGTAGCTGTCAAACAGAAGACTCATTTAACCTCTCATACGATTCACAAAGTAGTACAAAAAACCACACTAGATGATGTTGTGTGAAAAATCAGCCTGTTAAGCAAGGCAGCTATCTAAAGCAGACTAATCAAACGCTATCTCGGGATAAAAACCACGCAGTGAGATGGTTATCATAATGTGTCTCAAAATTGGTTGAATAAATAAGAGTTATCTGAATCGGCCAAGGTTGACCCAGGTACACAGTAAAAGATAATCAACACGAGTCATAGAAATTGAAGATTTTCCTGTAACTGTACAGAACTGAAAAATTGTCTTCATGAGCTGAACAAATGACAAGCAAGTTTATCATGAATCAAAATAGTAAACATGAATAAAAGAGTGTGTCAATTCTCTCAACTTTTATCCATTTACAAAAGGTCACCTTTTATTCTAAAGGACGTCAACAAATACCAAAGAATTGTTGCATATTAATGTTAAAGGAAAAAGTCAATTTCTTTGAAGGAAATTGGCCAAAAGAACGTGAAAATTATGACCAAAAAAGCTCCACTAACATTAAGCCAATAGACAAACATAGTGTGGATTAGATAGGCTTACCCAATGTAAGAGATACTCGGCAACAACAATGGCAGTTGCATATGCTCTCATGGAACGATTAATTGTTGAAATCACATTAGCCCCACCAGAAACAGTCAGTGCTGACAATGACTTGCAGAATTCAGCAGGTTCTGCTACATGCTCAATAACCTAGATGAAAAACAACAACTAAGACATAGTACTTCCATTACAAATAGCAAGAAAAGGgagcaaaaaaaagaaagatcatTAAATTGCTACTACATTACTTGCTAAATGAGATGGTAAAACACAAAATCTAGCATAGTAGGAAGAACTAGAAAGCAGTTAATAACCAGATACAAGTGTAAGGTTCAGTTTAGAATGTAGCAGACAATGCATGGCCTCCGTTTAGTCAATTTCACAGTAGGATAAATTGCATAATTGTTACCATAAACTTACCTCTAAAGCCAATACAGCATCAAATTTCCTCTGCTCTTCCACCAACGTTTCTGTTCATGAAATTGCGAGTGCATCAGCAGAATGAAGGACAAATAACAGTCAAAGGTCTTGATATGACTAAATTGAAAAAGATCAAAAATATTGTGCTTCATAAGTGTCACAAATAAGGATGAATGGAAAGTCATTCCATCTAAAAATGTACCAAAAGAAATAGTTTCCCAAATTTCAAAGAAACTTCTTGCATAGAGGCTTGAAACATTAAACTTCACCATCAGAGATTTGCTAAATCTGCTTCTATCTCTTTCAGAGAAATCTTTTAGAAACTAATCTTTACTCGCTAGGCACCAACTATATGAAAGATTTATGGTAAAACTAGAATACTGAAGCTTTGGAAACTAGAATATGTTGTTTGAGCACTCTATGCTGCCAGGCTCAGACAAGTTAGCGTAGCTCCACAACCATATTCATCATTAAGACTGCCACATACCTAAACTGACTCCTTAGAATCTTTTTCTATTGGATATAACCCCTATTCAAAATACCATCAGCCAAGGTAAACAAGCATACACTAAGCATATAAAAAGGTTGACTTGGACATTAAAAACTATAAATAATCGATGAATAACGACCttcatatttcaaaaacaagtaTGGCATGTACCAGCTGTTGTGCAAAGATACTCAATCGATGAAGTCCCTGGATCCAAATCCTGGAAAAGTTACATGTTCAATATAGCCCTATTAAATGCTGAAAGCTGTAGAAAAACTTTCTTTTGCCACTCttgcagggaaaaaaaaaaacagaaaaaaacacAAGAACAGGCAAAAACAATTGATTGGAGT
The DNA window shown above is from Coffea arabica cultivar ET-39 chromosome 5e, Coffea Arabica ET-39 HiFi, whole genome shotgun sequence and carries:
- the LOC113743809 gene encoding ubiquinone biosynthesis O-methyltransferase, mitochondrial-like isoform X2; its protein translation is MSPFRDPYSAKPFEGLKFVDVGCGGGILSEPLARMGATVTGIDAVEKNINIARLHADLDPGTSSIEYLCTTAETLVEEQRKFDAVLALEVIEHVAEPAEFCKSLSALTVSGGANVISTINRSMRAYATAIVVAEYLLHWLPKGTHEWSSFLTPEELVLILQRASISVQEMAGFVYNPLTGKWSLSDDISVNFIAYGTKNIE